AGTAAAGTCTGTAGGAATTTATTCTCTTGCAGAATCAGATTTAGAGATGGGAGAGCTGGCTAATACATTAATTGTTAATGGAAGAGACGAGAGTCGATTTAAGATCGATTTAGATAAGTTTCAAAATGTACGACTGCTTGTGTTCGATAGTTTTGGAAGGGAAGTTTTTAATAGAAATTCCTATAACAATGATTTTGATGCGCAATATTTTCGGTCAGGAACCTACTACTATTATCTAACTGGTAGACTGGTAAATGGAGAAGAAATTGTTCGTAAGAATATTATTGAAGTGATTCACTCGAATTAGTATACTCACTAAAATATTATACAACAAAGTTTGAAATGATTCTATTACCAGTTAGTGGGCTATGGGTTTGTTATACTGGAAGCTAATTATTTGCAACAATTAAAATCAAGTTTATGATAAAATATTTACTTAAACCTTTTGGAGTATTACTGTTGATGCTTTCTCTGTTAAACCAGAAACAGGTATATGCACAATATCACACCACAAGTCAATCTATTGTAAATCAGGAATTTTACAATCCGGCATACAATTCATTTAAAGCAAATGCTTCCGTATCACTTTTTAACCGATGGCAATGGACAAAGGTTGCAAATAGTCCTAAAACTTATGCCCTAAACGCCTATTCTCCAATAAAGAAAAGTGCCTTGGGAATAGGAACCACTTTAATTACCGAATCTATTGGTTTAAGAAATATAACTACCATGCATGCTTCTTTATCTCATAACATTAAGGTTGGGGAGACATCCTTTTTAGCGCTGGGATATAGTCTGGGTTTTGAAAGTATATGTTACGATAAAGACGAGATGATTACCAATCTAGGGGTTGATATTTCAAGCCTTGGAAGCCTAAACTCTTTTAGTCCGGCTTTAAATATGGGACTAATGTATTTATCTTCTAACTTTTTTGCAGGTATTAGTACGAATATGGTGTTGCGACAAACCGAAGTTTCATCAACAATGCTACCAGGTTTCGATTTTACAACAGGAATGGTTTTCGATTTTGAGAATGATATTCTTTTTAAGCCTGCTTTAGTAGTAAAGTACTATAAAGAGCAAAGAATAGGAAATGATCCTAACTATGATGAGGAGAAATTTGCCCGTCCTCTCATCGATTTATCAGCAAACTTCAAGATAGGTGATCTGTTTTGGTTGGGCACAAGTCATCGTTTTAATCAGGCACAAACTTTTTTGTTGGAAATGACGATACTGGAAAAATTAAAAATGGGAATCACCTACGAATTAGGATTTGGAGATGGACTTAATCAGTATAATTCTCAATCCATAAGGCTGGCTTGGAATTTTTCAAAAAAGAAAAACCCACATGTAGGTTATTCTCGCCGACGAATACCATCTTATTCACCAATTATTTATTACCCATAACCTTTAGAAGTTGAAATGTATGTTGCTAAACTAATATGTGAATCTAAAATATATACTGTTGTGATTAATTTAATTCAAAACCGGAACCTCTTGCTTGCTTTGTTGTTTGTTGTTTGTTGTTTTTCAAGCAGCACCACATACTCTCAGAAAACAGCAAAGAATATATTCAAATGCTTGCAGAAAGGAGAGCTTGAAAAAATAGTAAAACTATCTGCCGAAGAAATT
This genomic interval from uncultured Marinifilum sp. contains the following:
- a CDS encoding PorP/SprF family type IX secretion system membrane protein — translated: MIKYLLKPFGVLLLMLSLLNQKQVYAQYHTTSQSIVNQEFYNPAYNSFKANASVSLFNRWQWTKVANSPKTYALNAYSPIKKSALGIGTTLITESIGLRNITTMHASLSHNIKVGETSFLALGYSLGFESICYDKDEMITNLGVDISSLGSLNSFSPALNMGLMYLSSNFFAGISTNMVLRQTEVSSTMLPGFDFTTGMVFDFENDILFKPALVVKYYKEQRIGNDPNYDEEKFARPLIDLSANFKIGDLFWLGTSHRFNQAQTFLLEMTILEKLKMGITYELGFGDGLNQYNSQSIRLAWNFSKKKNPHVGYSRRRIPSYSPIIYYP